One region of Azoarcus sp. CIB genomic DNA includes:
- a CDS encoding ABC transporter substrate-binding protein — protein sequence MQVKKLAVLCSLAAASYVSPALADITIGISLSATGPGASLGIPEKNVFALLPAQIGGEKVNFIVLDDATDPTMATKNARRLVSEDKVDVLIGSSTTPATAAMAEVANESATPQVTISPVSLPAERNKWVFRTPQQNSVMAAAVIGHMKQNGVKTLGFIGFSDAYGEDWLTSVTAKAEAAGIKLVATERFARADTSVSGQVLKLVSARPDAVLVAGSGSPAALPQTTLVERGYKGQVYQTHAVANQAFLKVAGKAADGVIIPVGPVVVVDQIADSHPSKAMGKSLVTKYEEKYGAGSFSSFAGHAFDAWRLIEQAVPVALKSAKPGTPEFRAALRDALEGNKEVIASHGVYNMNANDHFGLDERSHVLVKIDSGNYKLIK from the coding sequence ATGCAGGTCAAGAAACTCGCAGTGCTGTGCTCGCTGGCCGCCGCCTCGTACGTTTCGCCGGCCTTGGCCGACATCACGATCGGCATCTCGTTGTCGGCAACCGGACCGGGCGCTTCGCTCGGGATTCCGGAGAAGAACGTGTTCGCGCTGCTGCCGGCGCAGATCGGTGGCGAGAAGGTCAATTTCATCGTACTCGACGATGCGACCGATCCCACCATGGCCACCAAGAACGCTCGCAGGCTGGTCAGCGAGGACAAGGTGGATGTACTGATCGGCTCCTCGACGACGCCGGCGACCGCCGCGATGGCCGAGGTGGCCAACGAGAGCGCCACGCCGCAGGTCACGATCAGCCCGGTGTCGCTGCCGGCAGAGCGCAACAAGTGGGTGTTCCGCACCCCGCAGCAAAACAGCGTGATGGCCGCTGCGGTGATCGGGCACATGAAGCAGAACGGGGTGAAGACGCTCGGCTTCATCGGCTTCTCGGATGCCTATGGCGAGGACTGGCTGACTTCGGTGACCGCCAAGGCCGAAGCGGCCGGGATCAAGCTGGTCGCGACCGAGCGCTTTGCACGTGCGGACACCTCGGTGAGCGGCCAGGTGTTGAAGCTGGTATCGGCGCGGCCCGACGCGGTTCTCGTCGCGGGCTCCGGCAGCCCCGCCGCCCTGCCGCAGACCACGCTGGTCGAGCGCGGCTACAAGGGGCAGGTCTACCAGACCCACGCGGTCGCGAACCAGGCCTTCCTCAAGGTCGCGGGCAAGGCGGCCGACGGCGTGATCATCCCGGTGGGGCCGGTCGTGGTGGTGGACCAGATTGCCGATTCGCACCCGTCCAAGGCGATGGGCAAGAGCCTCGTGACGAAGTACGAGGAAAAGTATGGCGCCGGCTCGTTCTCGTCCTTCGCCGGCCATGCCTTCGATGCGTGGCGGCTGATCGAGCAGGCGGTGCCGGTCGCGCTGAAGAGCGCCAAGCCGGGCACCCCGGAATTCCGCGCGGCCCTGCGCGACGCGCTCGAGGGGAACAAGGAGGTCATCGCAAGCCACGGCGTCTACAACATGAACGCCAACGACCATTTCGGCCTGGACGAGCGCTCGCACGTGCTGGTGAAGATCGACAGCGGCAACTACAAGCTGATCAAGTAA
- a CDS encoding porin has product MKGFRIVAGFAALGVVAGPVFAQSNVTIYGAMDMFVGQARGEHKSLTVVDSGGLEPSRIGFHGTEDLGNGLKALFRLESGIAADTGGTVPPGVLFSRQSFVGLQGGFGTVTAGRQHSPGYWMSLLRYDALMGGPFSPVTALAAQGSMSVVSTGPGRVNNSINYNSPNWGGLTVSAMYGVGQESTVNRNAGEFAGASINYANGPLSVGYVFHRLDTSTVAAPIVDRRQREHMLGASYDFKVVKVIGSYQTLDGDVAAEARLWNLGARIPVGAAGNVQVAYAAYRSDASQSDSRSWALGYSHDLSKRTALYGRVIRADNDDAVARSVYNGLAERGGATRLIGVGMRHSF; this is encoded by the coding sequence ATGAAGGGTTTTCGAATCGTTGCAGGGTTTGCCGCGCTGGGGGTGGTTGCCGGACCTGTGTTCGCACAGTCGAACGTCACGATCTACGGTGCGATGGACATGTTCGTGGGCCAGGCGCGTGGGGAGCACAAGAGCCTCACCGTGGTCGACAGCGGCGGCCTGGAGCCGAGCCGCATCGGCTTTCACGGCACCGAGGATCTGGGTAACGGCCTGAAGGCGCTGTTCCGGCTGGAAAGCGGCATCGCCGCCGATACCGGTGGCACCGTGCCGCCGGGCGTGCTGTTCAGCCGGCAGTCCTTCGTCGGCCTGCAGGGCGGCTTCGGCACCGTCACGGCGGGGCGCCAGCACTCGCCGGGGTACTGGATGTCGCTGCTGCGTTACGACGCGCTGATGGGCGGGCCGTTCTCGCCGGTCACCGCGCTCGCGGCGCAGGGGAGCATGAGCGTCGTGTCGACCGGCCCGGGGCGGGTGAACAACTCGATCAACTACAACTCGCCGAACTGGGGCGGGCTGACGGTCAGCGCGATGTACGGCGTGGGGCAGGAGAGCACGGTGAACCGCAACGCGGGCGAGTTCGCCGGCGCGAGCATCAACTATGCGAACGGCCCGCTGTCGGTCGGCTACGTGTTCCATCGCCTCGACACCAGCACCGTCGCCGCGCCCATCGTGGACCGGCGGCAGCGCGAGCACATGCTCGGGGCCTCCTACGACTTCAAGGTCGTGAAGGTGATCGGCAGCTACCAGACGCTGGACGGCGACGTGGCGGCGGAGGCGCGGCTGTGGAACCTCGGCGCGCGCATTCCCGTGGGCGCGGCGGGCAACGTGCAGGTCGCCTACGCTGCGTACAGGTCGGATGCGAGCCAGTCGGATTCGCGTTCCTGGGCCCTCGGCTACAGCCATGATCTTTCGAAGCGCACGGCGCTGTACGGGCGGGTGATCCGTGCCGACAACGACGACGCGGTGGCGCGCAGCGTCTATAACGGGCTGGCCGAGCGTGGCGGGGCGACGAGGTTGATCGGCGTCGGCATGCGGCACAGTTTCTAA
- a CDS encoding ABC transporter ATP-binding protein, giving the protein MNGMSVEINVIEQTIDTAPNAPNPPRTVLEVRDLCVAYGKVEALSNANIRVGEGQIVTVIGPNGAGKTTMLSAIMGLLESRGQVTFDGEAEYVPRVERMVARGMNLVPEKRELFAEMSVEDNLLLGAFQRYRMGKRDHAETMEEVYHLFPRLKERKAQLAGTLSGGERQMLAVGRALMAKPKLLMLDEPSLGLAPLIVREIFRIIGELRRRGVSILLVEQNARAALQVADYAYVLETGEISMEGPAKQLADDPRVIEAYLGLGGKHQDRLAA; this is encoded by the coding sequence ATGAACGGCATGAGCGTGGAGATCAACGTGATCGAGCAGACCATCGACACCGCCCCCAACGCCCCCAATCCCCCGCGCACGGTGCTCGAGGTGCGCGACCTGTGTGTCGCCTACGGCAAGGTCGAGGCCTTGTCGAACGCCAACATCCGCGTCGGTGAAGGGCAGATCGTCACCGTGATCGGCCCCAACGGCGCGGGCAAGACGACCATGCTGTCGGCGATCATGGGCCTGTTGGAGTCGCGCGGGCAGGTCACCTTCGACGGCGAGGCCGAGTACGTGCCGCGGGTGGAGCGCATGGTCGCGCGCGGCATGAACCTCGTCCCGGAAAAACGCGAGCTCTTCGCCGAGATGAGCGTCGAGGACAACCTGCTGCTGGGCGCCTTCCAGCGCTACCGCATGGGCAAGCGCGATCACGCCGAGACGATGGAAGAGGTGTATCACCTCTTCCCGCGCCTCAAGGAGCGCAAGGCGCAGCTCGCCGGCACGCTCTCCGGCGGCGAGCGCCAGATGCTGGCGGTGGGGCGCGCGCTGATGGCCAAGCCGAAGCTGCTGATGCTCGATGAACCGAGCCTGGGCCTCGCCCCGCTGATCGTGCGCGAGATCTTCCGCATCATCGGCGAGCTGCGCCGGCGCGGGGTGTCGATCCTGCTGGTCGAGCAGAACGCGCGCGCGGCGCTGCAGGTTGCCGACTACGCCTACGTGCTCGAGACCGGCGAGATCTCGATGGAAGGGCCGGCCAAGCAGCTTGCCGATGATCCGCGGGTGATCGAGGCGTATCTGGGGCTGGGTGGGAAGCACCAGGACAGGCTCGCTGCCTGA
- a CDS encoding branched-chain amino acid ABC transporter ATP-binding protein/permease: MKPALSARSVLGSFLALLLVAPLVMPPFYVTLLNYIGLYALVALGLVLLTGVGGLTSFGQAAFVGLGAYTTAVLTTATDLPAWLAWAGGSPWLALFVGLAFTATVAFVLGSLTLRLSGHYLPLGTIAWGISLYFLFGTLETLGGHTGLTGIPPIAIFGYELTDGSQIFYLIWAFLLLAVFTTQNLLDSREGRAIRALKGGMVMAEAMGVDTARARMVIFVIAALHACASGWLYAHMQRFVNPTPFGLHIGIEYLFMAVVGGAGQVWGALLGAGVITIAKQWLQDILPRIFGQSGNFEVIFFGLMMIIILQRAREGLWPLFARFVPVKATQRTLDAAAEPLPRKPLPARGDVILEAKEVTRKFGGLVANNAMSLTVKAGEILALIGPNGAGKSTMFNQISGVDTPTSGDVLFLGKPVAGRGSRAIARMGMSRTFQHVKLLPTMSVLENVAIGAHMRGDKGVFPAAWRLDRAEEARLLNEAARQIERVGLAEHMFDAAGSLALGQQRILEIARALAADPCLLLLDEPAAGLRFKEKQALAELLRKLRGEGMGILLVEHDMDFVMGLVDRVVVMEFGQKIAEGLPEEVQQNPAVLEAYLGGVE, encoded by the coding sequence ATGAAGCCCGCACTGTCCGCCCGGTCCGTCCTGGGCAGCTTCCTCGCGCTGCTGCTGGTGGCGCCGCTCGTGATGCCGCCCTTCTACGTCACGCTGCTCAACTACATCGGCCTGTATGCGCTGGTCGCCCTCGGCCTCGTGCTGCTCACCGGCGTCGGCGGCCTCACGAGCTTCGGCCAGGCCGCCTTCGTGGGCCTCGGCGCCTACACCACCGCGGTGCTCACCACCGCGACCGACTTGCCCGCGTGGCTCGCGTGGGCGGGCGGCTCGCCGTGGCTGGCCCTCTTCGTCGGCCTGGCGTTCACCGCCACCGTCGCGTTCGTCCTCGGCTCGCTCACGCTGCGCCTGTCGGGCCACTACCTGCCGCTGGGCACCATCGCGTGGGGCATCAGCCTGTACTTCCTCTTCGGCACCCTCGAAACGCTGGGCGGCCATACGGGACTCACCGGCATCCCGCCGATCGCGATCTTCGGCTATGAACTCACCGACGGCAGCCAGATCTTCTACCTCATCTGGGCCTTCCTGCTCTTGGCGGTGTTCACCACCCAGAACCTGCTCGACTCGCGCGAAGGCCGCGCGATCCGGGCCTTGAAGGGCGGCATGGTGATGGCCGAGGCGATGGGGGTGGATACCGCGCGCGCGCGCATGGTGATCTTCGTCATCGCCGCACTCCACGCCTGCGCCTCGGGCTGGCTCTACGCGCACATGCAGCGCTTTGTGAACCCCACCCCCTTTGGACTCCACATCGGCATCGAGTACCTCTTCATGGCGGTGGTCGGTGGCGCCGGCCAGGTGTGGGGCGCGCTCCTCGGCGCGGGCGTCATCACCATCGCCAAGCAGTGGCTGCAGGACATCCTGCCCCGCATCTTCGGCCAGAGCGGCAACTTCGAGGTGATCTTCTTCGGCCTGATGATGATCATCATCCTGCAGCGCGCGCGCGAAGGCCTGTGGCCCTTGTTCGCCCGCTTCGTGCCGGTGAAGGCGACCCAACGCACGCTCGATGCCGCGGCCGAGCCGCTGCCGAGAAAGCCGCTGCCCGCGCGCGGGGACGTGATCCTCGAAGCGAAGGAGGTCACGCGCAAGTTCGGTGGTCTCGTCGCCAACAACGCCATGAGCCTCACCGTCAAGGCGGGCGAGATCCTCGCGCTGATCGGCCCCAACGGCGCGGGCAAAAGCACCATGTTCAACCAGATCTCGGGCGTCGACACCCCGACCTCGGGCGACGTGCTGTTCCTCGGCAAACCGGTCGCCGGGCGCGGCTCGCGCGCGATCGCCCGCATGGGCATGAGCCGCACCTTCCAGCACGTGAAGCTGCTGCCGACCATGAGCGTGCTTGAGAACGTCGCCATCGGCGCGCACATGCGCGGCGACAAGGGCGTGTTCCCCGCCGCATGGCGCCTCGACCGCGCCGAGGAAGCGCGGCTCCTCAACGAAGCCGCGCGCCAGATCGAACGCGTGGGGCTGGCCGAGCACATGTTCGACGCCGCCGGCAGCCTCGCGCTGGGCCAGCAGCGCATCCTCGAGATCGCCCGCGCACTCGCCGCTGACCCCTGCCTCTTGCTCCTCGACGAGCCGGCCGCGGGCCTGCGCTTCAAGGAGAAGCAGGCGCTCGCCGAGCTCCTCAGGAAGCTCCGGGGCGAAGGCATGGGCATCCTGCTGGTCGAGCACGACATGGACTTCGTGATGGGACTGGTCGATCGCGTCGTCGTGATGGAGTTCGGCCAGAAGATCGCCGAGGGCCTGCCCGAGGAAGTGCAGCAGAACCCGGCGGTGCTCGAAGCCTATCTCGGAGGTGTGGAATGA
- a CDS encoding branched-chain amino acid ABC transporter permease: MDFQIALLLAQDGITNGAIYALLALALVLVFAVTRVIFIPQGEFVAYGALTLVMIQAGTVPATLWLLLGAGVLAAAVDARGALHSGQKGRLAGVLAWNVGYPALLAALLYGLPLTTLALPLQVLLALLVVVPMGPLMYRLIYQPIAAAPVLILLIVSVAVHVGMVGLGLLFFGAEGSRTPAFSEARFELGPMLVNGQTIWVIAASIVLIVALYLFFGRTIYGKALRATAMNRNGARLMGISPALAGRLTFLLAALIGALSGVLIAPITTIYYDTGFLIGLKGFVAAIVGGLASYPIAAAGAVLVGLLEAFSSFWASAYKEVIVFTLIIPVLLWRSFTSHHVEEEE; the protein is encoded by the coding sequence ATGGATTTCCAGATAGCGCTGTTGCTCGCACAGGACGGCATCACCAACGGTGCGATCTACGCGCTGCTCGCGCTCGCGCTGGTGTTGGTGTTTGCCGTGACGCGGGTGATCTTCATTCCGCAGGGGGAGTTCGTCGCCTATGGCGCGCTGACTCTCGTCATGATCCAGGCCGGCACGGTACCGGCGACGCTGTGGCTCTTGCTCGGCGCGGGCGTGCTCGCCGCGGCGGTCGATGCGCGCGGCGCGCTGCATAGCGGCCAGAAGGGGCGCCTCGCGGGCGTGCTGGCGTGGAACGTCGGCTACCCCGCGCTGCTCGCGGCGCTGCTGTACGGGCTGCCGCTCACGACCCTCGCGCTGCCGCTGCAGGTGCTGCTGGCGCTCCTCGTGGTGGTGCCGATGGGCCCGCTGATGTACCGCCTGATCTACCAGCCGATCGCCGCCGCCCCGGTGCTGATCCTGCTGATCGTCTCGGTCGCCGTGCACGTGGGCATGGTCGGGCTCGGGCTGCTGTTCTTCGGCGCCGAGGGTTCCCGCACCCCGGCCTTCTCGGAAGCACGTTTCGAGCTTGGGCCGATGCTGGTGAACGGCCAGACGATCTGGGTCATCGCCGCCTCCATCGTGCTCATCGTCGCGCTCTACCTGTTCTTCGGTCGCACGATCTATGGCAAGGCGCTGCGCGCGACCGCGATGAACCGCAACGGCGCGCGCCTGATGGGCATCTCTCCCGCGCTCGCCGGGCGCCTCACCTTCCTGCTCGCGGCGCTCATCGGCGCCTTGTCCGGCGTGCTGATCGCCCCGATCACCACCATCTACTACGACACCGGCTTCCTCATCGGCTTGAAGGGCTTCGTGGCCGCCATCGTCGGCGGACTCGCCAGCTACCCGATCGCCGCCGCCGGCGCCGTGCTCGTCGGCCTGCTCGAAGCCTTCAGCTCCTTCTGGGCCAGCGCCTACAAGGAAGTCATCGTGTTCACGCTCATCATCCCGGTGCTCTTGTGGCGTTCGTTCACCAGCCACCACGTGGAGGAAGAGGAATGA